A window of Elusimicrobiota bacterium contains these coding sequences:
- the vgrG gene encoding type VI secretion system tip protein VgrG, whose product MRRLPLRTPVFLTLALAGAASAAKNPAPWVVLPSLEWENAPAGKFRVQAIGRIDGVSRLPELRVTGESLGDFRPERFVGQEVSFLLTNPPEAPRRLHGYLISVTRETNLEETPLVLLEAAPWLHRLTKSANEAVFQNQTVPEILQAVFHRWPQALFAFELRSPPPRRALVCQYRETDFNFVSRLMEEEGLFYFFRDAPEGQRMIITDRIPSDPGEAVIFKERASGDAGLDRWVEKFETVSSGYTLMDYGVDAASPVVAGATGEKEEKNDPRIVRDVLDTRLTPAEAGGYARLRLEENRAARAVVSASGNPTSLSAGDRFRLKGHPDPRQNTSYWVTETNHQWTLVEPPPEENNEEEASPLDALPPVGLKSQMSLSAIPADTPFRPRRNTPKPLAQGIDVARVVALDGPRVQILFFWNDPVLGGPANPVWAPSLLTPPPRPGDRVIVEFMAGDPDRPVVTAVAPPPAER is encoded by the coding sequence GTGCGCCGACTTCCCCTTCGCACTCCCGTTTTCCTGACGCTGGCCCTGGCCGGAGCGGCCTCGGCGGCCAAGAACCCCGCGCCCTGGGTCGTTTTGCCCTCCCTCGAATGGGAAAACGCCCCCGCTGGAAAATTTCGCGTCCAAGCCATCGGCCGGATCGACGGCGTGAGCCGCCTGCCGGAACTTCGTGTGACGGGCGAGTCTCTCGGGGATTTCCGTCCCGAGCGGTTCGTCGGGCAGGAGGTGAGTTTTCTTCTCACCAATCCCCCGGAAGCCCCCCGGCGGTTGCACGGCTATTTAATTTCGGTCACGCGCGAAACCAACCTGGAGGAAACGCCTCTCGTTTTATTGGAAGCGGCCCCCTGGCTCCACCGGCTGACCAAATCCGCCAACGAGGCGGTGTTTCAAAACCAAACCGTGCCGGAGATTCTTCAAGCCGTCTTCCACCGGTGGCCCCAAGCCCTTTTCGCCTTTGAACTTCGTTCGCCCCCCCCGCGGCGGGCGTTGGTGTGCCAGTACCGCGAAACGGACTTTAATTTCGTCTCGCGTCTCATGGAGGAAGAAGGGCTTTTTTATTTTTTCAGGGACGCTCCGGAAGGACAACGGATGATCATCACGGATCGAATTCCATCCGACCCGGGCGAAGCGGTGATTTTCAAGGAACGTGCGTCCGGCGACGCCGGCCTGGACCGCTGGGTGGAGAAATTTGAAACGGTGTCCAGCGGGTACACCCTGATGGACTACGGGGTCGACGCCGCCTCCCCGGTCGTCGCGGGCGCGACGGGCGAGAAAGAGGAGAAAAACGACCCCCGGATTGTCCGGGATGTATTGGACACCCGCTTGACGCCCGCCGAGGCGGGGGGGTACGCCCGGCTCCGCCTCGAGGAGAATCGCGCCGCCCGGGCGGTGGTGTCGGCTTCGGGCAACCCAACATCCCTTTCGGCGGGGGACCGTTTTCGTCTGAAAGGCCACCCCGACCCACGGCAAAATACGTCTTATTGGGTGACGGAGACCAACCACCAGTGGACTTTGGTCGAACCCCCGCCGGAGGAAAACAACGAGGAGGAGGCTTCCCCGCTCGACGCCCTTCCGCCCGTGGGTTTGAAATCCCAAATGTCCCTGTCCGCGATTCCCGCCGACACGCCTTTCCGTCCCCGTCGGAACACGCCCAAACCGTTGGCCCAGGGGATCGACGTCGCGCGCGTCGTCGCGCTCGACGGCCCCCGGGTTCAAATTCTCTTCTTCTGGAACGATCCCGTTTTGGGGGGACCCGCCAATCCCGTTTGGGCGCCCAGTTTGTTAACCCCGCCGCCGCGTCCCGGCGATCGGGTCATCGTCGAATTTATGGCGGGGGACCCCGATCGGCCCGTCGTCACGGCCGTGGCTCCACCCCCCGCGGAACGCTGA
- a CDS encoding DUF3131 domain-containing protein — MKPRLPSFALAFLLLGTGTARAELSHRDRRYLKGVYRDTWACLAHFVSDGTGLPYDSARRPPATSLTNIGLYLAATAVAARTGLLSDAEARARLDRALASLSKIERWGYGFPVTWINAETLEPTENQFSTVDHLSHLVAGLLVVKGVFPDYGPTVDDVLQPMDWGGLYDPGRRWLKGGWRRDRKDFDVRQKGWDWYYSFVGADTRFGYVYGIGRGQIPSESWYALNHDREKKYGLSYFVPGWQGGGLFMQTISGLFLDEKPSVLGRAAADFAWAQTLHARFLGSPVWGWSACESPDGKTYLGWGHIEDAVVTPHASGLAAPYYPRQAAENLRRLEKGGARAPWEDETGRRWAFGFRDSLNWKTGDVSANYLSLDQGMLFLSLANALHDGIVWKAVALEPTVRRGVEAIPDFTGDPASPAEYRRRDAEPLLPPPTGR, encoded by the coding sequence ATGAAACCCCGCCTTCCCTCCTTCGCTCTGGCGTTCCTCCTGCTCGGAACCGGTACGGCTCGGGCCGAACTTTCCCACCGGGACCGACGGTATTTAAAAGGCGTCTACCGGGACACCTGGGCCTGTCTCGCCCATTTCGTCAGCGACGGCACGGGCTTGCCCTACGATTCCGCCCGACGGCCGCCCGCCACCTCGCTCACCAACATCGGCCTTTACCTCGCGGCCACGGCGGTGGCCGCCCGCACCGGACTTCTCAGCGACGCCGAAGCCCGGGCGCGGCTGGACCGGGCGTTGGCCAGCCTGTCTAAAATCGAACGGTGGGGGTATGGATTCCCCGTCACCTGGATCAACGCGGAAACGCTGGAACCGACGGAAAACCAGTTTTCCACGGTGGATCATTTGTCCCATCTCGTGGCCGGCCTCTTGGTGGTCAAAGGGGTGTTTCCGGATTACGGACCCACGGTCGACGACGTCCTTCAACCCATGGATTGGGGCGGCCTTTACGACCCCGGACGCCGCTGGCTAAAAGGCGGTTGGCGGCGGGACCGAAAAGACTTTGATGTGCGGCAAAAGGGGTGGGACTGGTACTACAGCTTCGTGGGCGCCGACACCCGGTTCGGCTACGTCTACGGCATCGGGCGGGGTCAAATTCCCTCCGAAAGTTGGTACGCCTTGAATCACGATCGAGAAAAAAAATACGGCCTTTCCTATTTTGTTCCCGGGTGGCAGGGCGGCGGGCTTTTCATGCAAACGATTTCGGGGCTGTTCCTGGACGAAAAACCATCGGTGCTGGGGCGCGCCGCGGCGGATTTTGCCTGGGCTCAAACCTTGCACGCGCGTTTTTTGGGGTCGCCGGTCTGGGGCTGGTCCGCCTGCGAGAGCCCGGACGGAAAAACCTATCTGGGGTGGGGCCACATCGAAGACGCGGTCGTGACGCCCCACGCGTCGGGCCTGGCGGCCCCCTACTATCCGCGGCAAGCCGCGGAAAATTTGCGCCGGCTGGAAAAAGGGGGCGCCCGGGCCCCCTGGGAAGACGAAACCGGCCGCCGATGGGCTTTCGGTTTCCGGGACAGCCTCAATTGGAAAACCGGCGACGTGTCGGCCAACTATTTAAGTCTGGATCAGGGCATGCTGTTTTTGTCCCTGGCCAACGCGTTGCACGACGGGATCGTCTGGAAAGCCGTCGCCCTGGAGCCGACGGTGCGGCGGGGGGTGGAAGCCATACCGGATTTCACGGGGGACCCGGCGTCGCCCGCCGAATACCGCCGCCGAGACGCGGAGCCCCTGCTGCCCCCGCCGACGGGACGTTGA
- the serS gene encoding serine--tRNA ligase, whose protein sequence is MLDLKSLRNDPEAVRRALQNRGGRYVPALDDLLAVDAEWKAANAESEPLRARRNQAADEMGRLKREKKDATALLKEMEELKGRLKGLEEKTGAAQARVDEKVLGLPNLPHPSVPVGTDAGQNREVRRWGEPKNFSFKPRDHQDIGEKLGVLDMARAAKLSGARFALLSGAGAKMERALINFMLDLHTGVHGYTEIFPPFLVTRQTMTGTGQLPKFADELYATKDDDLFLIPTAEVPLTNLYRDELLDEAALPRALCAHTACFRREAGSYGKDTRGLIRNHQFNKIELVRFARPEDSLAELEKLTGHAEEVLKRLGLPYRVMELCTGDLGFSSAKTYDLEVWLPAENGGQGAYREISSCSTFTDFQARRIGLRFKRSDGSRALMHTLNGSGVAVGRTLAAVLENYQDADGSVAVPDALRAFMGADRLSPR, encoded by the coding sequence ATGTTGGACCTCAAATCTCTCCGCAACGATCCCGAAGCCGTTCGCCGCGCGCTGCAAAACCGCGGGGGCCGGTACGTGCCCGCCCTGGACGATCTGCTGGCCGTTGACGCCGAATGGAAAGCCGCCAACGCCGAATCCGAACCCCTGCGCGCTCGACGAAACCAGGCCGCGGACGAAATGGGCCGGCTCAAGCGGGAGAAAAAAGACGCCACGGCTCTCCTCAAGGAAATGGAGGAGTTGAAAGGACGGCTCAAAGGGCTCGAGGAGAAAACCGGCGCGGCCCAGGCCCGGGTCGACGAAAAAGTGCTGGGCCTGCCCAACCTTCCCCACCCGTCGGTCCCGGTGGGAACGGACGCCGGGCAAAACCGGGAAGTCCGCCGCTGGGGCGAACCCAAAAATTTTTCATTCAAACCCCGGGACCATCAGGACATCGGTGAAAAACTGGGTGTTTTGGACATGGCCCGGGCCGCCAAGCTTTCCGGCGCCCGTTTCGCCCTCCTCTCCGGCGCGGGGGCCAAAATGGAGCGGGCGCTTATCAATTTCATGCTGGACCTCCACACCGGCGTTCACGGCTACACGGAAATTTTTCCCCCGTTCCTCGTCACCCGCCAGACCATGACCGGCACGGGCCAACTGCCCAAATTCGCCGACGAGCTCTACGCCACCAAAGACGACGACCTCTTTTTGATCCCCACCGCGGAAGTGCCGCTGACCAATCTGTACCGGGACGAACTGTTGGACGAAGCCGCCCTGCCCCGGGCCCTTTGCGCCCACACCGCCTGTTTCCGTCGGGAAGCCGGGTCCTACGGCAAAGACACCCGGGGCCTCATCCGAAACCACCAGTTCAATAAAATCGAACTGGTCCGCTTCGCCCGGCCCGAGGATTCCCTGGCGGAATTGGAAAAATTGACCGGCCACGCGGAAGAAGTCCTGAAGCGCCTGGGGCTCCCCTATCGGGTGATGGAGCTTTGCACCGGCGATCTCGGGTTTTCGTCGGCCAAGACCTACGATTTGGAAGTTTGGCTCCCGGCGGAGAACGGCGGGCAGGGGGCCTACCGGGAAATCTCGTCCTGCTCCACTTTCACGGATTTCCAAGCACGGCGCATCGGCCTCCGCTTTAAAAGAAGCGATGGATCCCGGGCGTTGATGCACACGCTCAACGGGTCGGGCGTTGCCGTGGGCCGGACCCTGGCGGCGGTTTTGGAAAATTACCAGGACGCCGACGGATCGGTGGCCGTCCCGGACGCCCTGCGGGCCTTCATGGGCGCCGACCGCCTTTCGCCCCGTTAA
- a CDS encoding metallophosphoesterase, with protein sequence MDSPLARPRRIKSERRRLPRRLTDRVWDVRRRYTYGIPAAILLALTLLGLYAFWLEPNRLVVKRVDIDLPGWPGGRPLRVVAIGDIHGGAPYITVKKIKSLVQLANRQKPDVVALLGDYVILGVLGGRFMEPETVADALSGLSAPQGVFAVLGNHDWWYNGPRLRAALEHAGFEVLEDEVATITVEGRRVHIAGLADEWTRRPDVAKTLAHIPDGEPTVVLTHGPDLFPKIPRLNGVTLAAHTHGGQVRLPFLGAPIVPSRYRQRYVSGLIREDDRLMFVTSGVGTSVLPVRLGVPPEIAVLTLKGKDQASPPAAPAP encoded by the coding sequence ATGGACTCTCCCCTCGCGCGACCTCGACGGATAAAAAGCGAACGGCGGCGTTTGCCCCGCCGCTTGACCGACCGCGTGTGGGACGTTCGCCGCCGCTACACGTACGGCATCCCCGCCGCCATCCTTCTGGCCCTGACGCTCCTGGGACTTTACGCCTTCTGGCTGGAACCCAACCGCCTGGTCGTTAAGCGGGTGGACATCGATTTGCCCGGATGGCCGGGAGGTCGGCCCCTGCGGGTGGTGGCCATCGGCGACATTCACGGCGGGGCGCCCTACATCACCGTTAAGAAAATAAAATCCCTGGTTCAATTGGCGAACCGGCAGAAACCGGACGTGGTGGCGCTGTTGGGGGATTACGTGATTTTGGGCGTCCTCGGGGGCCGCTTCATGGAGCCCGAAACGGTGGCCGACGCCCTGTCCGGGCTTTCGGCGCCCCAGGGAGTTTTCGCCGTCCTGGGGAACCACGATTGGTGGTACAACGGCCCCCGCCTTCGGGCGGCGCTGGAGCACGCCGGGTTTGAGGTTCTGGAGGACGAAGTGGCCACGATCACGGTGGAAGGACGCCGGGTGCACATCGCGGGACTGGCCGACGAATGGACCCGCCGACCCGACGTGGCCAAAACGCTCGCCCATATTCCCGACGGAGAGCCCACGGTGGTTCTCACCCACGGACCGGACCTCTTTCCGAAAATCCCCCGCCTCAACGGCGTCACCCTGGCGGCCCACACCCACGGGGGACAGGTGCGGCTTCCGTTTTTGGGCGCGCCCATCGTTCCGTCCCGCTATCGCCAACGCTACGTGTCGGGGTTGATCCGAGAAGACGATCGTTTAATGTTCGTTACCTCGGGCGTCGGGACCAGCGTCCTTCCCGTGCGCCTCGGTGTTCCCCCCGAAATCGCCGTCCTCACCCTGAAAGGAAAAGATCAAGCTTCCCCCCCGGCGGCCCCCGCGCCTTAA
- a CDS encoding SBBP repeat-containing protein, with protein sequence MGIWKARKAAGVLASVFLAVGGARAEWAGLHPANQSGPAEAYRLNCGAENFDFTDGGGNWWMKDESFTSLYRWGFMSGQAGGQTAADIQGTTDDAVYQTHHFGPAGMAYRFEVPNGRYTVKLHFAETYWTEAGQRVFDVQVENQLVQNVDIVARAPGQNRAYVLTFTADVTDEALDVSFPRVVADMAMISGIEAQVVSVTNDNFLGFVERKLFWLFWNETNPLTGLISDRVDNWRPQTGGAASIASTGFGLSALTIAAQRGWVPANQALQRIKNTLATFAGSSYAQPGQTVFLPNLQGFWYHWVDRNTGARAWDSEVSTVDSAIFLMGALEAKEYFKTDATVVAMVNAIQNRMNWTWWLNRVPAGQGDPAWEGQFVTMAWVPEVRNDSHYYAADPSIGGSFTRARWNGYSESVFVNLLAMGAPVNAISTAAWTNMGRSWVDQYGYTNIHQGPLFEHQYHHLYYDLANKHDAFVDYGETTRRATLANKNYCQTVPGYAADRWGVTSADNPATDQYRFDYGVPPGASGDGTVAPTAALASVVFTPTESIRAARHMYFQYKHDIWGRYGFTDSFNVNAQARSASVLSLDNGAMLLAIENYRSGLIRNTFARTATATLGLSRTGFSAYDGKPYYPASSYIAGNLPAYAFDGNPATRWESEWSDNQWLAVDYTTPRLVNRARLTWETAHPAQERIEYSADGNTWTAASATVNSDGGDDTITFPAVRARFFRVKGLARATPWGNSLFECVFDYDANLQQSTYFGGSGNSVVNDVVTDASGNVYVAGMTANGHPTTPGAYDVSYNGGLYDAFIAKFSPTGQLIYSTFLGGSGEDQAAALAVDAQGIVTVTGLTYSANFPTTANGVDRTLGGERDAFVARLSATGGALLYSTYLGGSSWDYGQQIALGPTGDIFMAGFTHGDFPTTPGAAQTAFGGYGDAYVVHLSTGGALLYSTYLGGQSWDGPGGIVVDGQGNAFVAGNTHSINFPTTVGAYDRVCNNCSTNYSTDGFVAKISPTGTGLVFSTLLGGAAAPSSEGLNGVALDAQGRVAVVGISNAADFPTTSNAYRRTASGGYDVVAALLSADGSQLLYGTYLGGAGNDRAMDMVADPQGRIYVSGFTDSTNFPTTADALQTARAGGVDLFLAKIGPNDGLMYSTYLGGTGNESPVAALAADGFGRLRLAGATASSNFPMTVNAPQPLLAGGTDGVLATFASLYPLPGGGGAPARGAPPADAEFRLGDVYVYPNPSTGAPPRVHIEVGVADQVRVRVYNTLGETVSDALLTDAPAVVDDGQGAQYAYEQTLDASLPSGVYTVSIVASKRDHDDLRARAKWAVVR encoded by the coding sequence ATGGGGATTTGGAAGGCACGGAAGGCCGCGGGGGTTTTGGCGTCGGTGTTTTTGGCGGTGGGCGGGGCGCGGGCGGAGTGGGCCGGATTGCATCCGGCGAACCAAAGCGGGCCGGCCGAGGCGTACCGGCTCAATTGCGGGGCGGAAAACTTTGATTTCACGGACGGCGGGGGGAACTGGTGGATGAAGGACGAGTCTTTCACCTCCCTTTACCGGTGGGGGTTCATGAGCGGGCAGGCCGGCGGTCAAACGGCGGCCGACATTCAGGGCACCACGGACGACGCCGTTTATCAGACCCACCATTTCGGTCCCGCGGGCATGGCCTACCGTTTTGAAGTCCCCAACGGGCGATACACCGTCAAACTTCATTTTGCAGAAACCTACTGGACCGAGGCGGGCCAGCGGGTTTTTGACGTCCAAGTGGAAAATCAGTTGGTGCAAAATGTGGACATCGTCGCTCGGGCCCCGGGGCAGAACCGGGCCTACGTGCTGACCTTCACCGCGGACGTGACCGACGAAGCGCTCGACGTGTCGTTCCCCCGGGTGGTGGCGGACATGGCCATGATCTCCGGCATTGAAGCCCAAGTGGTTTCGGTAACGAATGACAATTTCCTGGGTTTCGTCGAACGAAAACTCTTTTGGCTCTTTTGGAATGAAACCAACCCCTTAACGGGATTGATCAGCGACCGGGTGGACAATTGGCGTCCCCAAACCGGCGGGGCGGCCAGCATCGCGTCCACCGGATTCGGCTTAAGCGCCTTGACCATCGCCGCCCAACGCGGATGGGTTCCCGCGAATCAAGCTCTCCAGCGAATTAAAAACACTCTGGCCACCTTCGCGGGGTCCTCCTACGCCCAGCCGGGGCAAACCGTTTTTCTTCCGAACCTTCAGGGCTTTTGGTACCACTGGGTCGACCGGAACACCGGCGCCCGCGCGTGGGATTCCGAAGTGTCCACGGTGGATTCGGCCATTTTCCTGATGGGGGCCTTGGAGGCCAAGGAATATTTTAAAACCGACGCCACCGTCGTCGCCATGGTGAACGCCATCCAAAACCGGATGAATTGGACCTGGTGGCTCAATCGAGTGCCCGCGGGCCAGGGCGATCCGGCTTGGGAAGGCCAGTTCGTCACCATGGCCTGGGTGCCCGAGGTTCGCAACGACTCACATTACTACGCCGCCGATCCCTCCATCGGAGGGTCCTTCACCCGGGCCCGGTGGAACGGATACTCGGAAAGCGTTTTCGTCAATCTTTTGGCCATGGGCGCCCCGGTCAACGCCATCAGCACGGCGGCCTGGACCAACATGGGACGATCCTGGGTGGATCAATACGGCTACACCAACATCCATCAGGGGCCCCTTTTCGAGCACCAGTACCACCACCTCTATTACGATTTGGCCAACAAGCACGACGCTTTTGTCGATTACGGTGAAACCACCCGCCGCGCCACCCTGGCGAACAAGAACTATTGCCAGACCGTCCCGGGCTACGCCGCGGACCGTTGGGGCGTGACCTCGGCGGACAATCCGGCCACGGACCAATATCGGTTCGATTACGGGGTGCCCCCCGGGGCCAGCGGCGACGGAACCGTCGCGCCGACGGCCGCCCTGGCCTCCGTCGTTTTCACCCCGACCGAGTCCATTCGGGCCGCCCGCCACATGTACTTTCAGTATAAACACGATATTTGGGGCCGCTACGGGTTCACCGATTCTTTCAACGTCAACGCCCAGGCGCGGTCCGCCAGCGTCCTCAGCTTGGACAACGGGGCCATGCTTCTCGCCATTGAAAATTACCGATCGGGGCTGATTCGCAACACCTTTGCCCGCACGGCGACCGCCACGTTGGGGTTGTCCCGGACGGGTTTTTCCGCCTACGACGGCAAACCCTACTACCCCGCGTCTTCGTACATCGCGGGCAATCTGCCGGCCTATGCCTTTGACGGCAATCCGGCCACCCGCTGGGAATCCGAATGGTCCGACAATCAATGGCTGGCGGTGGACTACACCACGCCCCGTTTGGTGAACCGGGCCCGCCTCACCTGGGAAACCGCGCACCCGGCCCAGGAACGCATTGAATATTCGGCCGACGGCAACACCTGGACCGCGGCCAGCGCCACGGTCAATTCCGACGGCGGGGACGACACGATCACCTTTCCGGCGGTTCGGGCCCGCTTTTTCCGAGTCAAGGGTCTGGCCCGGGCGACCCCCTGGGGCAACTCGCTCTTCGAATGTGTCTTTGACTACGACGCCAACCTTCAACAAAGCACCTACTTCGGCGGCAGCGGGAACTCGGTGGTCAACGACGTCGTGACCGACGCGAGCGGCAACGTCTATGTGGCGGGCATGACCGCCAACGGGCACCCGACCACGCCGGGGGCCTACGACGTGTCCTACAACGGCGGGCTATACGACGCGTTCATCGCCAAGTTTTCCCCGACGGGGCAGCTTATATACAGCACGTTTCTGGGCGGATCCGGGGAAGACCAGGCCGCGGCCCTGGCCGTCGACGCCCAGGGCATCGTCACCGTCACGGGGTTGACCTATTCCGCCAACTTCCCGACCACGGCCAACGGCGTGGATCGGACCCTCGGCGGGGAGCGGGACGCCTTTGTGGCCCGCTTGAGCGCCACGGGCGGCGCCCTCCTCTATTCCACCTATCTCGGGGGCAGTTCCTGGGATTACGGACAGCAAATCGCCCTGGGCCCCACCGGCGATATTTTCATGGCGGGCTTTACCCACGGGGACTTCCCGACCACGCCCGGGGCGGCCCAAACCGCTTTCGGCGGATACGGCGACGCCTACGTCGTCCATCTCTCCACGGGGGGCGCGCTCCTTTACAGCACCTATCTCGGCGGTCAAAGCTGGGACGGGCCGGGCGGCATTGTGGTGGACGGCCAAGGAAACGCCTTCGTGGCGGGGAACACCCATTCGATTAACTTCCCCACCACGGTCGGGGCCTACGACCGGGTGTGCAACAACTGCTCCACCAACTACAGCACCGATGGTTTTGTGGCCAAAATATCGCCGACGGGCACCGGCCTGGTCTTTTCGACCCTGTTGGGCGGCGCGGCGGCTCCCTCGAGCGAAGGGTTGAACGGCGTCGCCTTGGATGCCCAGGGCCGGGTGGCGGTCGTCGGCATCAGCAACGCCGCCGACTTTCCGACCACCTCCAATGCCTATCGCCGGACGGCCTCCGGAGGCTACGACGTCGTGGCGGCGCTCTTAAGCGCCGATGGATCCCAGCTGCTCTACGGCACCTACTTGGGCGGGGCCGGAAACGACCGGGCGATGGACATGGTGGCGGATCCCCAGGGGCGTATTTACGTCTCCGGATTTACGGATTCCACAAACTTCCCAACCACCGCCGACGCTCTCCAAACGGCCCGCGCCGGCGGCGTGGATCTCTTCCTGGCCAAGATCGGCCCCAACGACGGATTGATGTATTCCACCTACCTCGGTGGCACCGGGAACGAATCCCCGGTGGCCGCTCTGGCGGCGGACGGTTTCGGCCGACTTCGGTTGGCGGGGGCCACGGCGTCCAGTAATTTCCCCATGACGGTGAACGCGCCCCAGCCGCTGTTGGCCGGCGGCACCGATGGCGTTTTGGCGACCTTCGCCTCGCTCTATCCCCTGCCCGGGGGCGGCGGCGCTCCGGCGAGGGGCGCTCCCCCGGCCGACGCCGAATTTCGATTGGGCGACGTTTACGTCTATCCCAACCCGTCCACCGGGGCCCCGCCCCGGGTCCACATCGAAGTCGGGGTGGCGGATCAGGTCCGCGTTCGGGTTTATAACACTCTGGGCGAAACGGTGTCGGACGCTCTGCTGACCGACGCGCCCGCGGTGGTGGACGACGGCCAAGGCGCCCAATACGCCTACGAACAAACCCTGGACGCTTCGTTGCCCTCGGGCGTCTATACAGTATCGATCGTGGCCTCCAAGCGCGACCACGACGATCTGCGGGCGCGCGCAAAGTGGGCGGTGGTGCGATGA
- a CDS encoding PorV/PorQ family protein, whose product MKKWTVAILAAMTGSLWAAERPGAAFLSMGVGARAAALSSAYTGVADDTSALYWNPAGLTGLAHREALLSYAVSFSDLRHNFAGYAQPTRRGAFGLGAVYLGQGRLEGRGADRQKTGSFGASDAAFVFGAARRLSPAVSAGANLKLIRETIGSETAQGYALDLGATFQPPVRWLRTGVAARNLGPGIAFAREKFALPATLTAGAAARLSNLGLASVDVDYKLVEKKAEAKAGFEWSPGAAFALRAGYASPLAGAGSGASGFVWGVGVAHGRYRLDYAMVPGEGLGDTQQVSVRVGF is encoded by the coding sequence ATGAAAAAATGGACCGTGGCGATTTTAGCGGCAATGACGGGATCTTTGTGGGCGGCGGAACGACCGGGAGCGGCTTTCTTGTCCATGGGCGTCGGGGCCCGGGCCGCGGCCTTGAGTTCGGCCTACACCGGCGTGGCGGACGACACCTCCGCCCTGTATTGGAATCCGGCGGGATTGACGGGGCTCGCCCATCGGGAGGCCCTCTTGTCTTACGCCGTGAGTTTTTCCGACCTCCGGCATAATTTCGCCGGATACGCCCAGCCCACCCGGCGAGGGGCTTTCGGTCTCGGCGCCGTCTATCTGGGCCAAGGTCGTTTGGAAGGCCGCGGAGCCGATCGGCAGAAAACCGGTTCTTTTGGCGCGAGCGACGCCGCTTTTGTCTTCGGCGCGGCGCGACGTCTGTCCCCGGCCGTGAGCGCCGGGGCGAACCTCAAGTTGATTCGGGAAACCATCGGCTCGGAAACCGCCCAGGGCTACGCCCTGGACCTCGGCGCCACCTTCCAGCCCCCGGTGCGTTGGTTGCGGACCGGCGTGGCGGCGCGCAACCTCGGGCCCGGCATCGCCTTTGCCCGGGAAAAATTCGCCCTGCCGGCGACCCTCACGGCCGGCGCGGCGGCTCGCTTGTCGAACCTGGGCCTGGCGTCCGTCGACGTGGATTATAAGTTGGTGGAAAAAAAGGCCGAAGCGAAAGCCGGGTTTGAGTGGTCCCCCGGCGCCGCCTTCGCCCTTCGGGCCGGTTACGCGTCGCCCCTGGCGGGCGCGGGATCCGGGGCCTCGGGATTTGTCTGGGGGGTCGGCGTCGCCCACGGCCGCTACCGCTTGGACTACGCCATGGTTCCGGGCGAGGGGCTCGGCGACACCCAGCAAGTGAGCGTGCGGGTCGGTTTCTAA
- the can gene encoding carbonate dehydratase, whose product MNPVDRLLHNNRRWAQKVQRQDPTFFKKLSRQQRPHYLWIGCSDSRVPANQITGLLPGDVFVHRNVANLVVHTDLNCLSVIQFAVDVLKVKHIIVCGHYGCGGVGAALRKDSLGLADNWIRHVQDVANLHRDELTRLPTQKARLNRLAELNVTAQLLNLCGTTVVQSAWKRRQPLSVHGWIYGIADGLIKDLGLSARGPGDLPPPGDRRIFPN is encoded by the coding sequence ATGAACCCCGTCGACCGATTGCTTCACAACAACCGCCGTTGGGCCCAGAAGGTCCAGCGGCAGGATCCGACGTTTTTCAAGAAACTTTCCCGCCAGCAACGCCCCCATTACTTGTGGATCGGCTGTTCCGACAGCCGGGTTCCGGCGAATCAAATCACCGGCCTTCTGCCCGGCGACGTGTTCGTCCACCGCAACGTGGCCAACCTGGTGGTCCACACGGATTTAAACTGTTTATCGGTGATTCAATTTGCCGTGGATGTGTTGAAGGTCAAACACATCATCGTCTGCGGGCATTACGGGTGCGGGGGGGTGGGGGCGGCTCTGCGGAAGGATTCTCTGGGGCTGGCGGACAACTGGATTCGCCACGTGCAGGACGTGGCGAACCTTCACCGGGACGAATTGACCCGATTGCCGACCCAAAAAGCCCGGCTCAACCGCCTGGCGGAACTGAACGTGACGGCTCAACTATTAAACCTCTGCGGCACCACCGTCGTCCAATCGGCCTGGAAACGGCGTCAACCTTTGTCGGTTCACGGGTGGATTTACGGCATTGCCGACGGTTTGATCAAGGATTTGGGCCTGAGCGCCCGGGGACCCGGGGATTTGCCGCCGCCGGGCGACCGCCGAATTTTTCCCAACTGA